The following proteins are co-located in the Penaeus vannamei isolate JL-2024 chromosome 34, ASM4276789v1, whole genome shotgun sequence genome:
- the LOC138859201 gene encoding caspase-7-like, protein MLKQLNSNPLLFCRSEEGGQIWHSRNSSMEYKEVCYDMNHKRRGYCVIFNNINFDPHTGLSERKGSESSCEQLKVLFSQFGFIISIYKNLTVQELKSTLNECRG, encoded by the exons ATGCTCAAGCAACTGAACTCAAATCCTCTACTTTTTTGCAGAAGTGAAGAGGGCGGGCAAATATGGCATTCTAGAAATTCTAGTATGGAGTATAAAGAGGTCTGCTACGACATGAATCACAAACGCCGCGGCTATTGTGTGATATTTAACAACATCAATTTTGATCCACATACTGGACTATCA GAGAGAAAAGGTTCTGAGTCCAGTTGTGAGCAGTTAAAGGTATTATTTAGCCAATTTGGCTTCATAATCAGCATTTACAAAAACTTGACAGTGCAGGAATTGAAGTCAACATTAAATGAAT gtcgtggctga